From the genome of Castor canadensis chromosome 4, mCasCan1.hap1v2, whole genome shotgun sequence, one region includes:
- the Neu2 gene encoding sialidase-2 isoform X1, producing MKKLFQEEERRPRTPSAMATCPVLQKFKLFQSGAQVYRIPALLYLPGQKTLLAFAERRLSKKDEEAEVIVLRRGGYNSTAHQVQWQAQEVVTQAQLEGYRSMNPCPLYDEQTGTLFLFFIAIEGTVSETHQLQTRVNVTRLCHVTSTDHGRTWSPATDLTGKAIGPAHQDWATFAVGPGHCLQLRDKLGSLVVPAYAYRSLHPLQAPIPSAFCFLSHDHGQTWERSNFVSQATLECQVAEVGAGAQKVVYLNARSSLGARVQAHSTNDGLHFQEAQAVRKLVEPPYGCHGSVVGFPNPSSGPDPVDTWLLYTHPTDAQQRMNLGVYLNPRPLDPMAWSMPTLLATGHCAYSDLQSMGPGPDGSPQFGCLYEANNYDEIVFLMFTLKQAFPARFES from the exons CCCCCAGCGCCATGGCGACCTGCCCAGTCCTGCAGAAATTCAAATTGTTTCAGTCAGGGGCCCAGGTCTACAGAATCCCTGCTCTGCTCTACCTGCCTGGGCAGAAGACCCTGCTGGCCTTTGCAGAAAGGCGGCTGAGCAAGAAGGATGAGGAGGCAGAAGTAATTGTCCTGCGCAGAGGAGGTTACAATTCGACAGCCCACCAGGTCCAG TGGCAGGCTCAAGAAGTGGTGACCCAAGCCCAGTTGGAGGGCTACAGGTCCATGAACCCATGCCCCTTGTACGACGAGCAAACGGGaaccctcttcctcttcttcattgcCATCGAAGGGACAGTCTCTGAGACCCACCAGCTCCAGACCAGGGTCAATGTGACACGGCTATGCCATGTCACCAGCACCGACCATGGGAGGACCTGGAGCCCTGCCACAGACCTCACAGGCAAAGCCATTGGCCCAGCCCACCAGGACTGGGCCACATTTGCGGTGGGCCCGGGGCACTGTCTGCAGCTACGTGACAAGTTGGGAAGCCTGGTAGTGCCCGCCTATGCCTACCGGAGCCTACACCCTCTCCAGGCCCCAATCCcctctgctttctgcttcctcagcCATGACCATGGGCAAACATGGGAGAGAAGCAACTTTGTGTCCCAGGCCACACTGGAGTGCCAGGTGGCTGAGGTCGGGGCGGGGGCACAGAAGGTGGTGTATCTCAATGCCAGGAGCTCGCTGGGAGCCAGGGTGCAGGCACATAGCACCAATGATGGCCTCCACTTCCAGGAGGCCCAGGCTGTGAGGAAGCTTGTGGAACCTCCATATGGTTGCCATGGGAGCGTGGTGGGCTTCCCCAATCCTAGCTCAGGGCCTGACCCCGTGGACACATGGCTGCTGTATACCCACCCCACAGATGCCCAGCAGCGGATGAACCTGGGCGTGTATCTGAACCCACGGCCCCTGGACCCCATGGCCTGGTCAATGCCTACCCTGCTGGCCACAGGCCACTGTGCCTATTCTGACCTGCAGAGCATGGGACCTGGCCCTGATGGCTCCCCACAGTTCGGGTGTCTGTATGAGGCAAATAATTACGATGAGATTGTGTTCCTCATGTTCACCCTCAAACAAGCTTTCCCAGCTAGATTTGAGTCTTAA
- the Neu2 gene encoding sialidase-2 isoform X2 gives MATCPVLQKFKLFQSGAQVYRIPALLYLPGQKTLLAFAERRLSKKDEEAEVIVLRRGGYNSTAHQVQWQAQEVVTQAQLEGYRSMNPCPLYDEQTGTLFLFFIAIEGTVSETHQLQTRVNVTRLCHVTSTDHGRTWSPATDLTGKAIGPAHQDWATFAVGPGHCLQLRDKLGSLVVPAYAYRSLHPLQAPIPSAFCFLSHDHGQTWERSNFVSQATLECQVAEVGAGAQKVVYLNARSSLGARVQAHSTNDGLHFQEAQAVRKLVEPPYGCHGSVVGFPNPSSGPDPVDTWLLYTHPTDAQQRMNLGVYLNPRPLDPMAWSMPTLLATGHCAYSDLQSMGPGPDGSPQFGCLYEANNYDEIVFLMFTLKQAFPARFES, from the exons ATGGCGACCTGCCCAGTCCTGCAGAAATTCAAATTGTTTCAGTCAGGGGCCCAGGTCTACAGAATCCCTGCTCTGCTCTACCTGCCTGGGCAGAAGACCCTGCTGGCCTTTGCAGAAAGGCGGCTGAGCAAGAAGGATGAGGAGGCAGAAGTAATTGTCCTGCGCAGAGGAGGTTACAATTCGACAGCCCACCAGGTCCAG TGGCAGGCTCAAGAAGTGGTGACCCAAGCCCAGTTGGAGGGCTACAGGTCCATGAACCCATGCCCCTTGTACGACGAGCAAACGGGaaccctcttcctcttcttcattgcCATCGAAGGGACAGTCTCTGAGACCCACCAGCTCCAGACCAGGGTCAATGTGACACGGCTATGCCATGTCACCAGCACCGACCATGGGAGGACCTGGAGCCCTGCCACAGACCTCACAGGCAAAGCCATTGGCCCAGCCCACCAGGACTGGGCCACATTTGCGGTGGGCCCGGGGCACTGTCTGCAGCTACGTGACAAGTTGGGAAGCCTGGTAGTGCCCGCCTATGCCTACCGGAGCCTACACCCTCTCCAGGCCCCAATCCcctctgctttctgcttcctcagcCATGACCATGGGCAAACATGGGAGAGAAGCAACTTTGTGTCCCAGGCCACACTGGAGTGCCAGGTGGCTGAGGTCGGGGCGGGGGCACAGAAGGTGGTGTATCTCAATGCCAGGAGCTCGCTGGGAGCCAGGGTGCAGGCACATAGCACCAATGATGGCCTCCACTTCCAGGAGGCCCAGGCTGTGAGGAAGCTTGTGGAACCTCCATATGGTTGCCATGGGAGCGTGGTGGGCTTCCCCAATCCTAGCTCAGGGCCTGACCCCGTGGACACATGGCTGCTGTATACCCACCCCACAGATGCCCAGCAGCGGATGAACCTGGGCGTGTATCTGAACCCACGGCCCCTGGACCCCATGGCCTGGTCAATGCCTACCCTGCTGGCCACAGGCCACTGTGCCTATTCTGACCTGCAGAGCATGGGACCTGGCCCTGATGGCTCCCCACAGTTCGGGTGTCTGTATGAGGCAAATAATTACGATGAGATTGTGTTCCTCATGTTCACCCTCAAACAAGCTTTCCCAGCTAGATTTGAGTCTTAA